Sequence from the Chloroflexaceae bacterium genome:
CTGGGAGTTTCCCCCCAATCGAAAGCGTCCAACACGATCGCGTGCGCGCGACGCCGCGCCTGCTCCCTGAGTTGCCTGGGTTGACCGGGTATAACCTGGATTATAGGTTTTTTCCCTTCCCCTGTCTAGTTGGACAGGGGGATATTCTCACCGGTCGTTGAGGAAAGGTTTGCACGGTCAGTGGGTGACAGAGGGGCAGCGTATCTGCTACAGTCCAGACTACCCAGATCTACCACAAATGCAGCGTGATCCGATGCGGCGCCGGCGGGCGTAGTGTATCGCGTGGCGCACGAGCGAAGGAGGTTCGTATGGAAGGCTCCCCGACCGCCCTGGAGGAGTTGGAAGCAGGCGCGGAGATCCTGGCGGAGGCTGATGCGGTTGACGGGCTTGAGACGCCCCTGGCGGACGTGGACGCGCCGGAGATCCTGGCCGAACTGGTGGTCGAAGAAGTGAGCATTGACGGGATGTGTGGCGTGTATTGAGGCGCGAACGGGTCGTCGAAAGAATTCGGGAGGGCTGCGCCCTCCCAGAAGCATCCTCATCTCATACCGTGCAGCGCAGAAGAAACTGGTGCGATACGATGCAGCGACTCGAAGGTAAAGTTGCTCTGATCACCGGCGCGGCCCGCGGTCAGGGGCGGGCGCATGCCCTGACCCTGGCCCGCGCAGGGGCCGACATCGCGGCCCTGGACATCTGCCGCGATCTGCCGTACCCGCGCTACCACCTGGCAACCCCTGAGGATCTGGAGGTGACGGCGGCGGAGGTGCGCGCCCTGGGCCGCCGCTGTCTGAGCCTGATCGCCGATGTGCGCAGCGCCGCCGAGATGGAGGCGGCGGTGCAACAGACCATTGACGCCTTCGGGCACATTGACATCCTGATCTGCAACGCTGGCGTCGCCGATATGGCCATGACCTGGGACATCACCGAGGAGTGGTGGGACATCATGCTCGATGTCAACCTGAAGGGCGCCTGGCTGGCAATCAAGTATGTGGTGCCCCACATGCTGGAGCGCGGGAAGGGCGGGCGCATCGTGATCACCTCGTCGGTGGCGGGGCTGAAGGGGATGGCCGGGCTGGCCCATTACTGCGCGGCGAAGTGGGGCGTGGTGGGCCTGGCGCGCAGCCTGGCGATAGAAGTGGCCCACGCCGGCATTACGGTTAATACCATTCATCCGACGGGAGTGGATACGCCGCTGATTGCCGGGATGGCCCGCGCCGCCGGCATGCTCCGCCAGGAACTGGTTGACCAGCTACGCGAGGACAATCTGTTGCCCGTGGCCCTGGTAGACCCGCAGGACATCGCCAATGCCGCCCTGTGGCTGGTCTCCGACGAGGCGCGCTACGTTACCGGCCTGGAGCTTAAAGTTGACGCGGGCCAGATGATCAAGTGCCCGGCCTAGAGCATTTCTCAGAAAGGTTGATGCAGAGGCGCGACGGTGCAACGTGTTCCTGGTAGTGATGCCAGCCTTTGCGGTATTGCATCCTACCGGTCACGGATGGTCGGGAAGCCTCTGTTCAGGGCAGGCGAGAAATGCTGTAGCCGGCGAAGAGGCAGGCAGCCGATGGAACTGACCGCGATCTACCGGCTCGCGCCATACGCCGCCCTGCGGGCCGAGCGCTTCGGCGGGTTGATCTACCGGTATGACAACCGCCGGTTATACTTTCTGCACGCGCCCGAGCTGGTTGGCCTGTTGAACATCCTGGACGGCAACGTGACCCTGGGCGCGGCGCTCGAGGCGATAGGCGCGCCCGAGCCGGCCCGTGGACGCTACATCCGCGCCCTGGCGCAGCTCGAGAGCCTGGGCGTGATCGTCAGGATCACAGCGGAGGACTCCCAACCACCTGCTCCGTCCGCCGTTACGGCAAGGAGCGCGCTGGCCTGA
This genomic interval carries:
- the mftA gene encoding mycofactocin precursor MftA (Mycofactocin is a small molecule electron carrier derived from the final two amino acids, Val-Tyr, of MftA, the mycofactocin precursor. It plays a role in redox homeostasis and the metabolism of alcohols and aldehydes in Actinobacteria, including Mycobacterium tuberculosis.) is translated as MEGSPTALEELEAGAEILAEADAVDGLETPLADVDAPEILAELVVEEVSIDGMCGVY
- a CDS encoding mycofactocin-coupled SDR family oxidoreductase, with the protein product MQRLEGKVALITGAARGQGRAHALTLARAGADIAALDICRDLPYPRYHLATPEDLEVTAAEVRALGRRCLSLIADVRSAAEMEAAVQQTIDAFGHIDILICNAGVADMAMTWDITEEWWDIMLDVNLKGAWLAIKYVVPHMLERGKGGRIVITSSVAGLKGMAGLAHYCAAKWGVVGLARSLAIEVAHAGITVNTIHPTGVDTPLIAGMARAAGMLRQELVDQLREDNLLPVALVDPQDIANAALWLVSDEARYVTGLELKVDAGQMIKCPA
- the mftB gene encoding mycofactocin biosynthesis chaperone MftB (MftB, a small protein, is a peptide chaperone that assists the radical SAM enzyme MftC in performing two modifications to the C-terminal Val-Tyr dipeptide of the mycofactocin precursor peptide, MftA. MftB's role is analogous to the role of PqqD in the biosynthesis of PQQ, a cofactor that derives entirely from a Tyr and a Glu in the precursor PqqA.); its protein translation is MELTAIYRLAPYAALRAERFGGLIYRYDNRRLYFLHAPELVGLLNILDGNVTLGAALEAIGAPEPARGRYIRALAQLESLGVIVRITAEDSQPPAPSAVTARSALA